In one window of Enterobacteriaceae endosymbiont of Plateumaris rustica DNA:
- the ygfZ gene encoding tRNA-modifying protein YgfZ, with the protein MFNIKKHFFNKNCVDFSNDLLKLILLDTWSFIIIQGQDSKIFLQNQLTIDINELDNNPLCFLHALHCNVKGKILTNMYIFKYKNGYCYIVRKNIVKDYLNKIKKYIILYKINILLQTSQIILGLSGINSNKILSKIFNKYDFSSNEKNLFIYNNNIFLKFILPIKRYFMILDQKHTKFLIKNIIDKNILIYDSNQWTKFNMEIGYPIFDINNSIKFLPQESNMNFFNAINLNKGCYLGQEIISISHFRKKKNKSLFLLEGIANFLPSFYDELEFCSNQTKDIYKINSKGGGILSSIKFKNNIIWIQAILKKEFQFSSSIKLIKDKHSNFFVKKFN; encoded by the coding sequence ATGTTTAATATAAAAAAACATTTTTTTAATAAAAATTGTGTGGATTTTTCCAATGATTTATTAAAATTAATTTTATTAGATACATGGAGTTTTATAATTATACAAGGACAAGATAGTAAAATTTTTTTACAAAATCAACTAACAATAGATATTAATGAATTAGATAATAATCCATTATGTTTTTTACATGCATTACATTGCAATGTTAAAGGAAAAATATTAACAAATATGTATATTTTTAAATATAAAAATGGTTATTGTTATATAGTAAGGAAAAATATTGTAAAAGATTATTTAAATAAAATAAAAAAATATATAATTTTATATAAAATAAATATTTTATTACAAACATCACAAATTATTTTAGGATTATCAGGAATAAATTCTAATAAAATTTTATCTAAAATATTTAATAAATATGATTTTTCTTCTAATGAAAAAAATTTATTTATTTATAATAATAATATTTTTTTAAAATTTATACTTCCCATAAAACGATATTTTATGATTTTAGATCAAAAACATACAAAATTTTTAATAAAAAATATAATAGATAAGAACATATTAATATATGATAGTAATCAATGGACTAAATTTAATATGGAAATAGGATACCCTATTTTTGATATAAATAATAGTATTAAATTTCTTCCTCAAGAATCTAATATGAATTTTTTTAATGCTATTAATTTAAATAAAGGATGTTATTTAGGACAAGAAATAATTAGTATTTCACATTTTAGAAAAAAGAAAAATAAATCATTATTTTTGTTAGAAGGTATAGCTAATTTTTTACCATCATTTTATGATGAATTAGAATTTTGTTCTAATCAAACAAAAGATATTTATAAAATAAATTCAAAAGGGGGAGGTATACTATCTTCAATAAAATTTAAAAATAATATTATTT
- the carB gene encoding carbamoyl-phosphate synthase large subunit, translated as MPKNTDIKSIMILGAGPIVIGQACEFDYSGTQACKALKEEGYKLILINSNPATIMTDPDIADVTYIEPIQWEIITKIIQKEKPNAILPTMGGQTALNCILDLNKNNILNKFNVKIIGVTIEAIHKAENRYYFSKIVKKLGLNIATSKIVNNIDDAIHFVNKIGFPCIIRPSFTMGGSGGGVAHNLKEFINIYNRGINLSPNKELLIDESLIGWKEYEMEVIRDKNGNCIVICSIENIDSMGIHTGDSITVAPAQTLSDKEYQIMRNASILIMKEIGIESGGSNVQFAINPKNGKLVVIEMNPRVSRSSALASKATGFPIAKISAKLSVGYTLDELMNDITNKKIPASFEPTIDYVVIKIPRFNFEKFIGASDRLSTQMKSVGEIMAIGRTFQESIQKALRSLEIGINGFTPKIKNLNNNFLNFIINELKTPGPDRIRFIADAFRLGISIKNIFHYSHIDPWFLAQIKEIITIENKIKSLGINCLKNKNYFFNLKKKGFSDSRLADLLQISEKKVRNLRYSHNLHPVYKRVDTCAAEFETNTAYIYSTYATECESNPSNNNKKIMILGSGPNRIGQGIEFDYCCVHAAMVLRDNKFETIMVNCNPETVSTDYDISDRLYFEPITLEDILEIIRIEKPQGVIVQYGGQTPLNLARLLEKQGVNIIGTSPSSIDTAENRKKFQHIVNSLKLKQPENFIVYNLNEAIEKSQIIGYPIVIRPSYVLGGRSMELIYNINDLKTYYKINNIPVLLDKFLDNAIEVDVDAICDRKNVFIAGIMEHVEYAGVHSGDSACSLPTNNLSDFILNIIRSQVKKLAIALNICGVFNVQFAIKNNDVYLIEVNPRASRTIPFISKAIGIPLAKIGTLVMVGKTLPNLKINKEIIPHYFSVKEVVLPFNKFYGVDPILGPEMHSTGEVMGIGYTFAEAFAKTMLSIKVNIKKIGSVLISVRDQDKIAVIPLVKKLIKYGLNIDATNGTGKFLKNKNIKVNIVRKVEEKSPNIIDFIKNKKYNYIINTTSIKSSIEMSKLIRIFALENGIHCDTTINGSIATILAMDVNPKKRIFSLQEIHKTLIRNI; from the coding sequence ATGCCGAAAAATACTGATATAAAGAGTATTATGATTTTAGGAGCAGGTCCTATAGTTATAGGACAAGCATGCGAATTTGATTATTCAGGAACACAAGCATGTAAGGCTTTGAAAGAAGAAGGATATAAATTAATTTTAATTAATTCTAATCCGGCTACAATTATGACTGATCCTGATATTGCTGATGTTACTTATATAGAACCTATACAATGGGAAATTATAACTAAGATTATACAAAAAGAAAAACCTAATGCTATTTTACCGACTATGGGTGGACAAACAGCTTTAAATTGTATTTTAGATTTAAATAAAAATAATATTTTAAATAAATTTAATGTAAAAATTATTGGAGTTACTATTGAAGCAATTCATAAAGCTGAAAATCGTTATTATTTTTCAAAAATTGTAAAAAAATTAGGTTTAAATATAGCTACTTCTAAAATTGTAAATAATATTGATGATGCTATTCACTTTGTGAATAAAATTGGATTTCCATGCATTATTAGACCATCTTTCACTATGGGTGGAAGTGGAGGAGGTGTAGCACATAATTTAAAAGAATTTATAAATATTTATAATAGAGGAATAAATTTATCCCCTAATAAAGAATTATTAATTGATGAATCTTTAATAGGATGGAAAGAATATGAAATGGAAGTAATAAGAGATAAAAATGGAAATTGTATTGTTATATGTTCAATTGAAAATATTGATTCTATGGGTATTCATACTGGAGATTCTATTACTGTTGCTCCAGCTCAAACTTTATCTGATAAAGAATATCAAATAATGAGAAATGCTTCTATATTGATTATGAAAGAAATAGGAATAGAATCAGGTGGATCTAATGTACAATTTGCTATTAATCCTAAAAATGGTAAACTAGTAGTAATTGAAATGAATCCTCGTGTATCACGATCATCTGCTTTAGCTTCTAAAGCAACAGGATTTCCTATAGCAAAAATATCAGCAAAATTATCTGTGGGATACACATTAGATGAATTAATGAACGATATAACTAATAAAAAAATTCCTGCATCTTTTGAACCTACTATTGATTATGTAGTTATAAAAATACCTCGATTTAATTTTGAAAAATTTATAGGAGCTAGTGATAGATTATCTACACAGATGAAATCTGTAGGAGAAATTATGGCAATAGGAAGAACATTTCAAGAATCTATTCAAAAAGCTTTACGAAGTTTAGAAATAGGAATTAATGGTTTTACACCTAAAATAAAAAATTTAAATAATAATTTTTTAAATTTTATTATAAATGAATTAAAAACACCAGGACCAGATAGAATTAGATTTATAGCTGATGCTTTTAGATTAGGTATATCAATAAAGAATATTTTTCATTATTCTCATATAGATCCTTGGTTTTTAGCACAAATAAAAGAAATAATTACTATTGAAAATAAAATAAAATCTTTAGGTATAAATTGTTTAAAAAATAAAAATTATTTTTTTAATTTAAAAAAAAAAGGATTTTCAGATTCTAGATTAGCTGATTTATTACAAATTTCTGAAAAAAAAGTACGTAATTTACGCTATAGTCATAATTTACATCCAGTATATAAAAGAGTTGATACATGTGCGGCAGAATTTGAAACTAATACTGCATATATATATTCTACATATGCTACAGAATGTGAATCTAATCCTAGTAATAACAATAAAAAAATTATGATTTTAGGAAGTGGTCCTAATAGAATTGGTCAAGGAATAGAATTTGATTATTGTTGTGTTCATGCTGCTATGGTATTACGTGATAATAAATTTGAAACTATTATGGTTAATTGTAATCCTGAAACAGTATCTACTGATTATGATATTTCAGATCGTTTATATTTTGAACCAATTACTTTAGAAGATATATTAGAAATTATTAGAATAGAAAAACCTCAAGGAGTTATTGTACAGTATGGTGGACAAACTCCATTAAATTTAGCTAGATTATTAGAAAAACAAGGGGTTAATATTATTGGTACAAGTCCATCTTCTATTGATACAGCTGAGAATAGAAAAAAATTTCAACATATAGTTAATTCTTTAAAATTAAAACAACCAGAAAATTTTATAGTATATAATTTAAATGAAGCAATAGAAAAATCTCAAATAATTGGTTATCCTATAGTAATAAGACCATCTTATGTATTAGGTGGTAGATCAATGGAATTAATTTATAATATAAATGATTTAAAAACATATTATAAAATTAATAATATTCCAGTCTTATTAGATAAATTTTTAGATAATGCAATAGAAGTTGATGTAGATGCTATTTGTGATAGAAAAAATGTTTTTATTGCTGGTATAATGGAACATGTAGAATATGCTGGAGTACATTCTGGTGATTCTGCTTGTTCTTTACCTACAAATAATCTTAGTGATTTTATTTTAAATATAATTAGATCACAAGTAAAAAAATTAGCTATAGCACTTAATATTTGTGGTGTTTTCAATGTACAATTTGCTATTAAAAATAATGACGTTTATTTAATAGAAGTTAATCCTAGAGCTTCACGTACTATTCCATTTATATCTAAAGCTATAGGAATACCTTTAGCAAAGATAGGAACATTAGTAATGGTAGGAAAAACTTTACCTAATTTAAAAATTAACAAAGAAATTATTCCTCATTATTTTTCTGTAAAAGAAGTAGTATTACCATTTAATAAATTTTATGGGGTAGATCCAATTTTAGGTCCTGAAATGCATTCAACAGGAGAAGTAATGGGTATTGGATATACTTTTGCAGAAGCTTTTGCTAAAACTATGTTAAGTATAAAAGTTAATATAAAAAAAATAGGTTCAGTATTAATCTCTGTTAGAGATCAAGATAAAATTGCAGTTATTCCATTAGTAAAAAAATTAATTAAATATGGTTTAAATATTGATGCAACTAATGGTACTGGTAAATTTTTAAAAAATAAAAATATAAAAGTTAATATTGTAAGAAAAGTAGAAGAAAAATCACCTAATATTATAGATTTTATAAAAAATAAGAAGTATAATTATATCATTAATACTACATCTATTAAAAGTTCTATTGAAATGTCTAAACTTATTAGAATTTTTGCTTTAGAAAATGGAATTCATTGTGATACAACAATTAATGGTTCTATTGCTACAATATTAGCTATGGATGTTAATCCTAAAAAAAGAATATTTTCTTTACAGGAAATTCATAAAACATTAATTAGAAATATATAA
- the carA gene encoding glutamine-hydrolyzing carbamoyl-phosphate synthase small subunit encodes MTNNKALLIMEDGTKFFGKSIGIDGTVIGEVVFNTSMTGYQEIITDPSYYKQILTLTYPHIGNIGINQEDEESSKIYLKGLIIHNLSELSSNYRSQNNLDIYLKKKHVVAISDIDTRQLTRLLRNKKINIGCIITNTININLHNIRNKIKQYPGLQGLDLVKEITTHKNYSWIKGNKKYQIIKKNIEKKLLLPMHIIAYDFGIKKNILQMLVDRGCRVTVISAYTDFKELIKLNPDGIFLSNGPGDPKPCFYAIYAVKQLLKTNIPIFGICLGHQILALASGAKTIKMTLGHHGSNHPVRNIQTNKILITTQNHGFTIDINHIPVNLRITHRSLFDNTIQGIHRIDKPAFGFQGHPEASPGPHDASILFDYFIELVQKYCKKKQNVRDYNHAEKY; translated from the coding sequence TTGACTAATAATAAAGCACTTTTAATAATGGAAGATGGAACAAAATTTTTTGGAAAATCTATTGGAATTGATGGTACAGTTATAGGAGAAGTTGTTTTTAATACATCTATGACTGGATATCAAGAAATAATTACTGATCCATCTTACTATAAACAAATTCTTACTCTTACATATCCTCATATCGGAAATATTGGTATTAATCAAGAAGATGAAGAATCATCTAAAATTTATCTAAAAGGTTTGATTATTCATAATTTATCTGAATTATCAAGTAACTATAGAAGTCAAAATAATTTAGATATTTATTTGAAAAAAAAACATGTAGTTGCTATTTCAGATATTGATACTCGTCAATTAACACGTTTATTACGTAATAAAAAAATTAATATTGGATGTATTATTACTAATACAATAAATATTAATCTTCACAATATTAGAAATAAAATTAAACAATATCCAGGATTACAAGGATTAGATTTAGTTAAAGAAATAACAACTCATAAAAATTACTCTTGGATAAAAGGAAATAAAAAATATCAAATAATTAAAAAAAATATAGAAAAAAAATTATTATTACCTATGCATATAATAGCATATGATTTTGGTATTAAAAAAAATATTTTACAAATGTTGGTAGACCGAGGATGTCGTGTTACTGTTATTTCTGCTTATACAGATTTTAAAGAACTTATAAAATTAAATCCTGATGGAATTTTTTTATCTAATGGTCCTGGAGATCCTAAACCATGTTTTTATGCTATTTATGCTGTAAAACAATTATTAAAAACAAATATTCCAATCTTTGGAATATGTTTAGGACATCAAATTCTTGCACTTGCAAGTGGAGCTAAAACAATAAAAATGACTTTAGGACATCATGGAAGTAATCATCCTGTAAGAAATATACAAACAAATAAAATATTAATAACAACACAAAATCATGGATTTACAATTGATATAAATCATATACCAGTAAATTTAAGAATAACACATAGATCTTTATTTGATAATACTATACAAGGTATTCATCGTATTGATAAACCCGCTTTTGGTTTTCAAGGACATCCTGAAGCTAGTCCAGGTCCTCATGATGCTTCTATATTATTTGATTATTTTATAGAATTAGTTCAAAAATATTGTAAAAAAAAACAAAATGTAAGAGATTATAATCATGCCGAAAAATACTGA
- the lpcA gene encoding D-sedoheptulose 7-phosphate isomerase has product MYNKIIHSELLSASNILKDFIKNNQNITNIKLAANLIVKSFLNNNKVISCGNGGSHCDAMHFAEELTGKYRNKRSAYPALCISDISYFSCVSNDYGYEYVFSRYIEALGQPKDVLFALTASGKSINIINALYAAKKKNMKIILLNGNYLSNKIKNLIDVKISVIHNGYADRIQEIHIKIIHILILLIEKLMNEKYNL; this is encoded by the coding sequence ATGTATAATAAAATTATTCATTCAGAATTATTATCAGCATCTAATATTTTAAAAGATTTTATAAAAAATAATCAAAATATTACTAATATTAAATTAGCAGCTAATTTAATTGTAAAATCTTTTTTAAATAATAATAAAGTTATTTCTTGTGGTAATGGTGGTTCACATTGTGATGCTATGCATTTTGCAGAAGAGTTAACAGGAAAATACAGAAATAAAAGATCTGCATATCCTGCATTATGCATATCAGATATATCTTATTTTTCTTGTGTAAGTAATGATTATGGTTATGAATATGTTTTTTCTCGTTATATAGAAGCATTAGGACAACCTAAAGATGTTTTATTTGCTTTAACCGCTTCTGGAAAATCTATAAATATAATTAATGCATTATATGCTGCTAAAAAAAAAAATATGAAAATAATATTACTTAATGGTAATTATCTTTCAAATAAAATAAAAAATTTGATTGATGTAAAAATTTCAGTAATTCATAATGGTTACGCAGATAGAATCCAAGAAATACATATTAAAATAATCCATATATTAATATTATTAATTGAAAAATTAATGAACGAAAAATATAATTTATAA
- the ilvC gene encoding ketol-acid reductoisomerase: MSNYFNKLNFREKLKNLKKCRLMKFKEFSNGVNYLKNKKIVIIGCGAQGLNQGLNMRDSGLNISYTLKKDSIKEKNLSWQKAYKNKFIIGTYNELIPNADLIINLTPDKNHSELLRNIKSLIKPGATIGYSHGFNIVEEGEKFSKNINIIMVAPKCPGTEVREEYKRGFGVPSLIAVHQQNNYNNNNGLEIAKAWAVGIGSHKAGILESSFVAEVKSDLMGEQTVLCGMLQTSSILLFDQLISRKVNKEYASQFIQFGWEYITESLKQGGITLMMDRLDNKNKIRAYELSLILKKILKPLFQLHMDNIISGKFSKEIIDDWNNNNKNLLNWREKIRNNKFEQTLVGNNIIINEQEIFNHGLFMVAIIKASVELSYEIMIETGISPKSAYYESLHELPLIANIIARKKLYEMNKVISDTAEYGNYLFSNQAIPLLKDFINNLKDEDLGIIDIKHISVKNKYLLNINSIIRNHSIEKIGYILRKYMTKMKSL, encoded by the coding sequence ATGAGTAATTATTTTAATAAATTAAATTTTCGTGAAAAATTAAAAAATTTAAAAAAATGTAGATTAATGAAATTTAAAGAATTTTCTAATGGAGTAAATTATTTAAAAAATAAAAAAATAGTTATTATAGGATGCGGAGCACAAGGATTAAATCAAGGATTAAATATGAGAGATTCAGGATTAAATATCTCATATACTTTAAAAAAAGATTCTATTAAAGAAAAAAATTTATCTTGGCAAAAAGCTTATAAAAATAAATTTATTATTGGTACATATAATGAATTAATTCCTAATGCTGATTTAATTATTAATTTAACTCCTGATAAAAATCATAGTGAACTCTTACGAAATATAAAAAGTTTAATAAAACCTGGTGCTACAATAGGATATTCTCATGGTTTCAATATTGTAGAAGAAGGAGAAAAATTTTCCAAAAATATAAATATAATTATGGTTGCTCCAAAATGTCCAGGAACAGAAGTTAGAGAAGAATACAAAAGAGGTTTTGGTGTACCATCATTAATAGCTGTACACCAACAAAATAATTATAATAATAATAATGGATTAGAAATAGCAAAAGCTTGGGCTGTGGGAATAGGTAGTCATAAAGCAGGCATATTAGAATCTTCTTTTGTTGCAGAAGTAAAATCTGATTTAATGGGTGAACAAACTGTTCTATGTGGTATGTTACAAACTTCTTCTATATTATTATTTGATCAATTAATAAGTCGTAAAGTAAATAAAGAATATGCATCACAATTTATTCAATTTGGATGGGAATATATTACTGAATCTTTAAAACAAGGAGGTATTACTTTAATGATGGATAGGTTGGATAATAAAAATAAAATTAGAGCTTATGAATTATCTTTAATTTTAAAAAAAATTTTAAAACCATTATTTCAATTACATATGGACAATATTATTTCTGGAAAATTTTCTAAAGAAATAATAGATGATTGGAACAATAATAATAAAAATTTATTAAATTGGAGAGAAAAAATAAGAAATAATAAATTTGAACAAACATTAGTTGGTAATAATATTATTATAAATGAACAAGAAATTTTTAATCATGGTTTATTTATGGTAGCTATAATTAAAGCTAGTGTTGAATTATCATATGAAATAATGATAGAAACAGGAATTTCACCAAAATCGGCATATTATGAATCATTACATGAGTTACCTTTAATTGCAAATATTATTGCAAGAAAAAAATTATATGAAATGAACAAAGTAATATCTGATACAGCAGAATATGGTAATTATTTATTTTCTAATCAAGCTATACCTTTATTAAAAGATTTTATAAATAATTTAAAAGATGAAGATTTAGGAATTATAGATATTAAACATATATCTGTTAAAAATAAATATTTATTAAATATTAATTCAATAATTAGAAATCATTCAATTGAAAAAATTGGTTATATATTACGAAAATATATGACTAAGATGAAATCTCTCTAA
- the ilvD gene encoding dihydroxy-acid dehydratase: MPNYRSSITTKGRNMAGARALWRATGMDDSDFRKPIIAIVNSFSQFVPGHIHLKKLSKIISKEIKNMGGVPKEFNTIAIDDGIAMGHDGMLYSLPSRELIADSIEYVINAHCVDSMICISNCDKITPGMLMASLRLNIPTVMISGGPMEAGKINISSKKIRIDLVDAMISSADLNKSDKYVNKIENNACPTCGSCSGMFTANSMNCLVEVLGLALPGNGSLLSTHVYRKKLCIQSAKTIVDITKKYYHDNDNSVLPRSIANKKAFENAIMIDIAMGGSTNTILHVLALVQEANIKLNLFHIDNLSRKVPWLCMVSPSTKKFYIEDFHRAGGVISLLGELYRIGLIHSNIKNILGLTVKEMINKYDIITNKDDKIKKFFLAAPGNIKTTKPFSQNNIWSYLDNDRKNGCIRSYKYAFSKDGGLAVLYGNIAKNGCVVKTASVNKKLMIFKGPAKIYDSQESAINAILNNNIVPGDVVVIRYEGPKGGPGMQEMLYPTSYLKSMKLDQSCALITDGRFSGGTSGLSIGHISPEAANKGYIALIRNGDIIEINIPNRFINLLISQKKINLRIKEEEKRGKLAYTPNYIRKRKISFALKIYSALVTSADKGAIRDKKKLKYFK, encoded by the coding sequence ATGCCTAATTATCGTTCATCTATTACTACAAAAGGTCGTAATATGGCAGGAGCCCGTGCTCTTTGGAGAGCAACTGGAATGGATGATTCTGATTTTAGAAAACCAATCATAGCAATAGTTAATTCATTTTCACAATTTGTTCCAGGTCATATTCATTTAAAAAAATTAAGTAAAATTATTTCAAAAGAAATAAAAAATATGGGAGGAGTACCAAAAGAGTTTAATACAATAGCAATTGATGATGGTATTGCTATGGGTCACGATGGAATGTTATATTCTCTTCCTTCTAGAGAATTAATTGCAGATTCAATAGAATATGTTATTAATGCTCATTGTGTAGATTCTATGATTTGTATTTCTAATTGCGATAAAATTACTCCTGGTATGTTAATGGCTAGTTTACGTTTAAATATACCTACTGTAATGATTTCTGGTGGACCTATGGAAGCTGGTAAGATAAATATTTCATCAAAGAAAATAAGAATTGATCTAGTTGACGCAATGATAAGTTCAGCTGATTTAAATAAATCAGATAAATATGTCAATAAAATTGAAAATAATGCATGTCCTACGTGTGGTTCTTGTTCTGGAATGTTTACTGCAAATTCAATGAATTGTTTAGTAGAAGTTTTAGGATTAGCATTACCTGGTAATGGATCTTTATTATCTACACATGTATATCGTAAAAAATTATGTATACAATCAGCTAAAACTATAGTAGATATTACAAAAAAATATTATCATGATAACGATAACAGTGTTTTACCCAGAAGTATTGCTAATAAAAAAGCTTTTGAAAATGCTATAATGATTGATATTGCAATGGGTGGATCTACTAATACAATTTTACATGTACTAGCTTTAGTACAAGAAGCAAATATAAAATTAAATTTATTTCATATAGATAATTTATCAAGAAAAGTTCCATGGTTATGTATGGTATCTCCTAGTACTAAAAAATTTTATATTGAAGATTTTCATAGAGCTGGAGGTGTAATTTCTTTGTTAGGTGAATTATATCGCATAGGATTAATACATTCTAATATAAAAAATATATTAGGTTTAACAGTAAAAGAAATGATTAATAAATATGATATTATTACTAATAAAGATGACAAAATTAAAAAATTTTTTTTAGCTGCACCAGGAAATATTAAAACTACAAAACCTTTTTCACAAAATAATATATGGTCTTATTTAGATAATGATAGAAAAAATGGATGTATCAGATCATATAAATATGCTTTTAGTAAAGATGGTGGATTAGCAGTTTTATATGGTAATATAGCTAAAAATGGATGTGTAGTTAAAACTGCAAGCGTAAATAAAAAATTAATGATATTTAAAGGTCCAGCTAAAATATACGATAGTCAAGAATCTGCAATAAATGCAATTTTAAATAATAATATTGTTCCAGGAGATGTAGTTGTTATTCGTTATGAAGGACCAAAAGGTGGTCCTGGTATGCAAGAAATGTTATATCCAACATCTTATTTAAAATCAATGAAATTAGATCAAAGTTGTGCTTTAATTACAGATGGAAGATTTTCTGGAGGTACTTCTGGATTATCAATTGGACATATTTCACCAGAGGCTGCAAATAAAGGTTATATTGCTTTAATAAGAAATGGAGATATTATTGAAATTAACATACCTAATAGATTTATCAATCTTCTTATTTCACAAAAAAAAATAAATTTGAGAATTAAAGAAGAAGAAAAACGAGGTAAATTAGCTTATACTCCTAATTATATTCGTAAAAGAAAAATATCTTTCGCATTAAAAATTTACTCTGCATTGGTGACAAGTGCTGATAAAGGAGCAATAAGAGATAAAAAAAAATTAAAATATTTTAAATAA
- a CDS encoding branched-chain amino acid transaminase, protein MKTKKADFIWFNGDIVKWENAKISVMAHALHYGTSVFEGMRCYKSFKGPAIFRHKDHIERLCNSAKIYRFPLKFTIKDLMNAVHIILQYNKLEEAYIRILVFIGDVGLGVNPPENYYTDVIISSFSWGNYLGNKAMINGIDTMISSWNKIRPNTIPSMAKAGGNYLSSFLIGNEARRNGYHEGISLDSLGFVSEGAGENIFKVKNNILFTPPLNSSVLPGITRDSVLKIAKRIGIKTKETLILRESLYLADEIFMTGTAAEITPVRSIDGITIGYGKRGKITKIIQQEFFNLFDGIIEDKWNWLDYIC, encoded by the coding sequence ATGAAAACAAAAAAAGCAGATTTTATTTGGTTTAATGGAGATATAGTTAAATGGGAAAATGCAAAAATTAGTGTAATGGCACATGCATTACACTATGGAACTTCCGTATTTGAAGGAATGAGATGTTATAAATCTTTTAAAGGTCCAGCTATCTTTCGTCATAAAGATCATATTGAACGTTTATGTAATTCTGCAAAAATTTATCGTTTTCCATTAAAATTTACAATAAAAGATCTGATGAATGCAGTACATATTATACTTCAATATAATAAGTTAGAAGAAGCTTATATAAGAATTTTAGTATTTATAGGAGATGTTGGTTTAGGAGTTAATCCTCCTGAAAATTATTATACTGATGTAATAATTAGTTCTTTTTCATGGGGAAATTACCTTGGTAACAAAGCTATGATTAATGGTATTGATACTATGATATCATCATGGAATAAAATAAGACCAAATACTATTCCCAGTATGGCAAAAGCTGGAGGTAATTATTTGTCCTCTTTTCTTATTGGTAATGAAGCAAGAAGAAATGGATATCATGAAGGAATATCGTTAGATAGTTTAGGATTTGTATCAGAAGGTGCAGGAGAAAATATATTTAAAGTAAAAAATAATATTTTATTTACACCTCCACTTAATTCTTCAGTATTACCAGGTATTACTAGAGATTCAGTTTTAAAAATAGCTAAAAGGATTGGAATTAAAACTAAGGAAACTTTAATATTAAGAGAATCTTTATATTTAGCTGATGAAATATTTATGACAGGAACTGCTGCTGAAATTACTCCAGTAAGAAGTATAGATGGTATAACAATTGGTTATGGAAAAAGAGGTAAAATTACAAAAATAATTCAACAAGAATTTTTTAATTTATTTGATGGAATAATAGAAGATAAATGGAATTGGCTAGATTATATATGTTAA
- the ilvM gene encoding acetolactate synthase 2 small subunit, producing MNQYKIYINTYISPEIIERILRIIRHRGFRICYMKVNSILKIENIIFEIIVESKRPIDFLVKQLSKLIDVIDIKIF from the coding sequence ATGAATCAATATAAAATATATATTAACACATATATAAGTCCTGAAATTATCGAACGTATTTTACGTATTATTCGTCATAGAGGATTTAGAATTTGTTATATGAAAGTTAATTCAATTTTAAAAATAGAAAATATAATTTTTGAAATAATTGTAGAAAGTAAAAGACCTATAGATTTTCTTGTAAAACAATTATCTAAATTAATAGATGTAATTGATATTAAAATATTTTAA